TGTGCCTCTGAATACAGGGAAGGAGTGTCATCTTGATGCCCATATTGTGAGCCATGCCCTGGAGGAGCTTCCTCTTGAGAGTCTTGATGTGGTCTTCTTTGAGAATGTTGGCAATCTTATCTGCCCAACTGATTTTGACATTGGAGCGCATAGAAGAATAGTTGTTGTGAGTGTCACCGAGGGCGATGATATTGTTGAGAAGCATCCCATGATATTTCTCAAGTCCCAGCTTGCTGTTATCAACAAGATAGATATAGCAGAGTTTGTTGAAGCATCGGCAGAGAAGATGGCAGAGGATGCCAGAAGAATAAATCCACATATTGACGTGCTTCTGACATCTGTAAGGAAAAGAGTTAATATTGATGCATGGATTGAATATTTAATCAGAACTGCAAAAGAGATTTAGATTCATTTAAGTGAGCGGGAAAACCTCTTTTAAGAAGTAGGTGAGAGGGGTAAAATCTTAGAAAGGAGATACAGTGAATGATGAATATATTCTTTAATGTTATAAATATCTAAATTAGTAATATAAGGGGTATTGCTATTTTGGATGGAGGTAAAGAGGTATGAAGGGTGTAAGTCTAGAATTCACAGGACCTGTTGGCAAATTCCCAAAGCAGGATAAGGATTTAAGAATCCGTATAAATAAGCTCCCCAAAGGTGCAAGCATGAAGGATTTTATTGATGAAATCGATGACTGGGAGAATCTTGCTATAATTAAATATAAGGAGATTGAACAGAAAGCAAAATCCCATGTGCTTGATATTTAATTTTGTAAGGATTAGATTGAAAAAGTGATATTTCAGAATTTATTTCTTTTCTGCAATAACAAAAGCATGTTCCTTTTCATAGGGGCTTAGCCTTATGTCCTGTAAGACATTGAATCCAGCCTTTCTTAACTTTTTTATCTCTCTGACAAAGATTTTCTCAGAATCCACGAGTGTATCTATACTCGCAGCCTTGATGGTAAGCATGACATAGCCATTATCCCTGAGGAGAAACTCGGAATTCCTTATAAGAATTTCTGTCTGGTTGGGTTGTGCTATATCCTGATATATAATATCCACCTTTTCAAGAAGATGAAGATAATCCTGTGGCTGTGAAGCATCGCCAAGCACAGGAACCATATTGCTTCTGAAGGTACACACCTCAAGAAGCTTCCTGAGAGCGTGCGGGGATATTTCAATGCAGTAGATTATACCTTTAACTGCAATATCACTTATGTGTGAAGCTGTGGTGCCCTGGGCAGCACCCAGATAGAGTACCTTCGAGCTTTTGTTGAGTGGCATATACTTCAACCCTTTATAAATAGCGGCTGCCAGCTTGCTTCTTCTTGGATTCCACATTCTAAATTCCTTTTCATCCAGGGTTACAAGCTTCTCGCCATAAACTCTTCTGCCAGGGGTTAAATTCAGAGTTGCTATCCCACCTTTTACCTCGGTGATACCTTTAAACTTCTTTTTCATCTATTCACTCCTCTTTTATTAACTTTTTTCAGTGACTCCAGAGCTTTAACCCTCTTCTCAAACTTCTCCTTCAGCTTATCACCTATAAATTCACCAGAAAAGGCATCAACTCTTGCAGCTATTGCCAGAACCGAAGCGAGGCTCCTTGCTATCTTTCCTCTCACCCACCATGGCGAGGATTTTAACTCAGGAAGCTGGAAGATTATACCGTGCTTTGGAGGTTTTGCATTTCTTTTAAGATGCCTGAAGAGTGCTTTTTCTGCACCGAGAAGTTGTATTCTGCTGGCAGGCATGAAGGCGAGATTTCTCAGGCCTCCTGCCAGAGACATAAGCCTTGCAGCAAGAACAGAGCCAACAAGATATGTGAGATTGGGAGCCACCTGATTTATTTCCCTATCCAGAAATTCTTCGACCTTCTTTTTCTGTTCATAGAGCTTTAATATACTATCGGCAAAGCCTTTTAGCATTTCCTCCTGCTCTTCGGTTATATCAATTCCCATGGAAATTTCAGTCTGACTGAAATTCTCCCTCCTTCCATATTTTACTATAAATCTTGCATACTTCTCATGTTCGTCAATCTTTGAAGACAGCTCTGGATAATGCATTGAATACCAGGAGCGCAGCCTTTCCGAGAGTAAATTCAGAGTCTCGCTAAGGTCATCCAGAGTCTTAACTGCCTCTATGACCATCTTATCTCTCTCGCTAAGTGCCTCCTTTGCCTTCTCTCTGGCAAGCGCAAAGCACACCTCTCTGAGCTTGAGATTGTAGCTCTCTCTTTCAACACCTATCTCTTCAAGGTAGTGGTCAGGATTCAACCTTAAAAATTCACCTGCTTTATTCGGGATTTCATGGGCAAAACCTTCAATATCCACTTCAAAGATAATTTCCTCACCGAATTTTTCAATGAGTTCTCTTTCTTCCTCAAGAAGAGATTTTTCAGCAATCTTTGTTAACCTGCCACCTCTGAATGGTATAAAACCAAGAACTTTGCCTGTGTCGTTGAGAGCAAAAACTCCAAGCACATTCCTTGTGGAATATATTTTCATGCATTATAATTCAGACATGATGGTTTTAAATTTACCGCCGAAAAGTTAAAACTTAATGAGGTTAAGCTTCCACCAAGAGGTATGGGTTTTCCTCCTGTGTCCACGGAAATTATAAGAATAAGAAAGCTGGGTCTTGAGAAGGCTAAAGGTTTGACAGGAGCCATAACCTGGCGGGAAAAGGATTATCTTAAGGGTGAAACTGTCGAAGCAGGGGTTATAATCCTGCCAACCAGAGGCTGTTCATGGGCTCATAAGGGTGGCTGTTCCATGTGTGGTTATGTTTATGATTCTCTCGACTCTTCTCAGGAAACTGTGCTTAAAAATTTTAGAAAAGCCTTTGAGAAATTAGAGGGCGTGAGATATCTCAAGATTTTCAATTCTGGCAGTTTTTTTGATGAAGGGGAGATTTCCAGTGAGACAAGAGAAGAAATTCTTGCTGCTGTTGATTCTGCCGGGAGTATAGAGAGGCTTCAGGTGGAATCCAGACCCGAGTTTGTAACTGAATCTGCCCTGAAGCACTCCACAAAATTCAGTAAGGAGCTTGAAGTTGGCAT
This genomic interval from archaeon BMS3Bbin15 contains the following:
- a CDS encoding putative snoRNA binding domain protein, which produces MKIYSTRNVLGVFALNDTGKVLGFIPFRGGRLTKIAEKSLLEEERELIEKFGEEIIFEVDIEGFAHEIPNKAGEFLRLNPDHYLEEIGVERESYNLKLREVCFALAREKAKEALSERDKMVIEAVKTLDDLSETLNLLSERLRSWYSMHYPELSSKIDEHEKYARFIVKYGRRENFSQTEISMGIDITEEQEEMLKGFADSILKLYEQKKKVEEFLDREINQVAPNLTYLVGSVLAARLMSLAGGLRNLAFMPASRIQLLGAEKALFRHLKRNAKPPKHGIIFQLPELKSSPWWVRGKIARSLASVLAIAARVDAFSGEFIGDKLKEKFEKRVKALESLKKVNKRGVNR
- the hypB gene encoding hydrogenase isoenzymes nickel incorporation protein HypB, with protein sequence MHRVSDISVEADIIQANKAIAERNRKILEDNNVVGFDISGAIGSGKSSLIEEAVKALDLRTGVVAGDVLAKFDAERFEKLGVPTVPLNTGKECHLDAHIVSHALEELPLESLDVVFFENVGNLICPTDFDIGAHRRIVVVSVTEGDDIVEKHPMIFLKSQLAVINKIDIAEFVEASAEKMAEDARRINPHIDVLLTSVRKRVNIDAWIEYLIRTAKEI
- a CDS encoding fibrillarin, with protein sequence MKKKFKGITEVKGGIATLNLTPGRRVYGEKLVTLDEKEFRMWNPRRSKLAAAIYKGLKYMPLNKSSKVLYLGAAQGTTASHISDIAVKGIIYCIEISPHALRKLLEVCTFRSNMVPVLGDASQPQDYLHLLEKVDIIYQDIAQPNQTEILIRNSEFLLRDNGYVMLTIKAASIDTLVDSEKIFVREIKKLRKAGFNVLQDIRLSPYEKEHAFVIAEKK